DNA from Ziziphus jujuba cultivar Dongzao chromosome 2, ASM3175591v1:
aggtagactgctactagctgcctgggcctaggggaatgaatttaaaacaataaaacgtgagataaagaatcttAGTGAGTggtatagtataatagaaaaataatgatatatttccgaaaaatctttctctcaagacctctcattccactcatTGAAaggttccccgtttaaaaagcatttcacaaaaacccaaacttgtacctcaattaatattatgtaaaccggtgctcaaaagtatgaaggaacaatcattgtaatattatgaaatgtctcaattcatgatataaacatttgggcataaaatataatgaataccgtttcaccaaataaatatgaaaaagtagaaatcaccacaatatttgtaaatcaacaatatatataaacatatacaatgtatcaTATGATATACCAATATACAAAttgtgggatacacccacctcacgaccctcaatatatgaacggtgtcgtggaaataataaataaccgtcgagacgtacccaacctcacagtccgtggcaataataaaccgttggatgataccaatctcacggcaccgtggtaataataacaaACCGTCGggtaaacccgacctcacagtccgtggtaataatagataaccgttggatgaaaccaacctcacggcaccgtggtaaacccagcgcgcggtaatataatataatataattctaatccaaggtattggcattacatggtatatcaatttaaaataaccaatatagtattcatgaaacaatcttgtaagattgtatatatacttttccaaacaatactgtatcataaatcataatttaactaTCAAGCTCAaccgcttgtttaaatatttcaaaattttcaaatcgtcACTttatacgaaaaccagaaataccacagtgatttatattcaccataaaccaattttaagcacataaaattatatgattttcaatctagtttctcaaaccaaatagttttcaaaatgatttaaattctcaatttaattaccaagatatttaaatatcacaagtccatttatggacctattaaaatttaaaatcacttaaaatattttcaaaaatcatataaaatgataacgtatatatgtgaagcaaatatttatatacgcataaaacaacattccaatcaaatgatatataaatgtaaaatatttaaaccacatatatactatactatgtacccaaatcatttaaaaataatataaccactcacagtataGATGCTGCTCAACTCTGCTCTCCTGCAGGCTCACCTCCGGTCTCAGTACCTGTGCCtgtcataatataaaaatatttctcaggctccaataactaaactaaaGGCATTATTATAACCCAAATGCCTTACAATAATTTATCGAactctaaaattttcaaaattggatACCGggcggtccaattatactgcgtcCCTTTCGAACCCGGTACTCCAAATTGGGGCTTTTTGccctaagcctaatttttcgcAATTGACCCACCAAACAGGTTCCAATAATATCTAATTGCACTAATACAACTCCAATTTCAACTTATTTGACCAAttgttgtccaaacacagtctaatttttatctgaaagattaataaaataacccgaaaataggaaaattaccaaacgatctccaaaattcacaaattatatgtctatggaaagcccaagagacaaggagttCACCAGTGGCCTTACCTTGGCcaagtttaaacttgagggatctctcaaacggtagGGATTTTGGGAAATCTAACCCCGAAAATGGACTCAGAgaggtcaaaaatggtgggatagaggtatgggatgAGCTAGGTTGGCCGAAAAACACATAAatcgaggagagagaaaaactcCGGCCGTCAAGCTTCGCCgactcgatctgggcgcgtccggagtccggtggccggaaaattttagggccgagctcgcctcctccctccgctcctctctggccggcgcgtgtagcaaagTGGTGGCCGCCgatgggtcaaacggcgtaAATCCGGTTGGAGGTAAAAAGGGTCAGTTGGAGCCCGTGGGTatggggtgttttttttttttttttctcgggtTTTTTGGAGAGGAAAAGagtatttttggatttttcttcCTGTTTGGCACAATTACAGAGGCATATATAGAGCCtaaatcactaacagacaaaaattggggactggtttggacactgatataaaacttatgtttaaaacttctcagaaccataactttttatccgtaactcggaatttggcgtgccgccagtctgtgaactcgtaacgatgagatctatacaatggtacctcaataaaaccaaaaatattaactgttgaaaaagtcaactcggacccacatattgttcacttggtcaaacttagtcaaacttatttaattatgtgcatttttttggtacggggtgttacaagctTTCTTGAAATTCTCGGTAGTAAGAATTGTGGGTAAGGAAAAACTTTCTACTGTTGCTAGTTGGATTGAAACTGCAATCTGTTCCTCCAGATATTTTGGAAGAATATTCAAAGCAGGATCTGCGAAAGGGAAAGCAAGGCATATCTATATTAAATAAAGAGAAGctcacaaaaatgaaaattccaATCCATCCTAAATGGCCTTGATTCTGGGACCTCACAACCCCACTCGCCTGAAACAAAGAAATATTTCTTCTAATATTTATCACCAGAAGAAGTCTCGGTGAATAATTTCTTGTTTCAGCGGGAATGCAAAATATAACGGTGAAAGTCGACATTTCAGCAAAGAAAAGGATAGGCACAACAACGACGAAAAGGAAAAGTTAAATTGAAGGTAATGGCAGGAGAACTAACCTGGAGTTAAAAGAGAATCTTCGAAAAGCACCAAACGTAAACATTATGCAATAGAGAAAATAGGAGAATTACCAAGGACCTAGGCTGAATCTTCTATGAAAAGCACTATCTCAGGAGGATAATAAAATAGATTTCTCTAGGGCTACACAAGACATTGggacacaaaataaaaatgaaagccctCTTTTATCCTCGATGAAAACTAGAAAAAGTAAATAGGTAATTGTCCTTAAAGATtcctactttattttttttatttttttatttttttactaaaaatattaatatatctcCCTCACGTTAGTTTTaagttttataaaattccattttttaaaactctTATAAGATATTAAATCgaaatttaacttttgtttttttgagttctgattaataagtatttaaaataaaaaagtaaaaatcacgCAGATACATTgttaaaattgttaaatcattaaaatatttatttatgtcaaAATTCCACTTTACGATTTATTAAACAAAAGTAATGTTAAGTTTATCCGTATGGAATGCATTTAAAATCCTTCGACACCTTCTTACCAATACCATGCGACGCTAATGTCCTGGCTGATAGGTATCCAATGTATTGGCTCAGGGATTTGTATATCCAGGGTTGTGTTCTCCCTGAAATTGCTATCCACCGCTTGCTCTCCAACTCTCCGTTTCTTGAACGTTTTTCTGTTGCAGATATACGTGAAACTCACAAGCTCAAGATTGTTCTCCCTCTCAATctcaaattctttaaaataacgCAGTCCCCCGAGTACTGTAGTCTGAAATACATCGAAATCTCTTCCTTCTCCTCGagtgatcatcatcatcagaatCAGCATCCAATCCTTAATTTgatggaaatggaaatggataCTTGTCATCCTCCGTCAGCAAACATAAAAATCAACATATCTGCTCCGAATCTCTCCTATTTAATGATCCGTCTCTGGGAGGAATTCAAATTTGATAGTTATCGGACTCTACTGCCTCAAATCAAGAGACTTCATCTGTGCATTTGCTCTGAGGTTACAcccaattatttatttgtttatttttatttttatttattattattattatttgatttttgggaTTATGTCAATTTTTGGTTTATGtgtgagtgtttttttttttttttttttaatttggttatttattaggTTCTCATTGAGACGCCGGCTGATCCAGTTCCTGAATTTAGTAAGCTCGAGCGTTTGCATTTTCAAATGATGTTTACAATTTATAGTTTGCCAGCTTTGTAGGACATtcacataataaaatatgctaTAGAAACACATAATAAAACATGCTATAGGAACACTGATGTACCTATTTGGATTTTCCTGAACTCGGAATTATATATGAAGTTCAACGATAgtcaaattgaaaaatgataatTGAATAGTGGTGGAGCTGATAGAGATGATGGAGGTTGCTGAACCATGCACTCTGGAATAgctactaattaattttatagcCACGGATAGTAAGATCTTGTAGAGTGATGATGCGTTGAGGTCATGTGGTAGAGTTCCAATTGTGGAAGCTCTCAAAGATAGAGGCCATGAAGGCTTTTAAGACCTTCCTACATATTCCTATCTATGTTGGCAATCTCTTGGCAATTCTTAATTCATAGATGTTGAATATTAGGAGACAAGTACTTTAATTTTGGACAATAATGAATCCACAGGCTTTTGAGAAAAGTGAGGCACCTTTAGCCCGTCTGGAAGAGATTGTTCATCCTCAATGCTAGAAATCTCAATATGCTTCAAATTTGAGAGAGGAGACACTTGCTGACTATACTCATTTGCATTGTTTGTTTGAAAGGCAGCCAACTGTTTTTTCAACCCAAGATCTTACTGATATGGGTAAAGCGGCATGGAAGTCAATCTGGGGAAGTCCTTTATAGCTAGATCAGAAAGACAAGAAAATGAAGGTAAACAACAGCGATCATCTTCTTCAGTCTTCACCATCCAGTACCTAGACGACCCTTCCACCAACCCTTTATTACGCAAGTCTCGAAGCCAGAAGGTTTTGTAAGTTTGACAGTAGTGCTGTTGGTGAAGCCAATTGTTGTTTGAAATATACTCCTAAGAATGCACGTCAAACAACTTCAAGGACTTCAGACAAAGAACTTGATTCAGTGGCCACAAATTTTGGCATTTCTTACATCCTACTAAGAGGAATTTGACAAGTCTTGTAAGCGAAGGAGACTGACTTGGAAGTGTAAAACCAGAGTAATAACTCAAAGACAATGCTTTTCAGATTTGGGTGTGGCTGTAGGCTTTCCAATGTAATTTCATAATCAACAGACTCATTTGCATCAATATCATCACTTCTATGTGGCCAAAATAACTCAAATGACTAATTTCTtgattttcctttatttttgcattCTTATATACCATGCTATCATCTTTTCCATGTCTTAATTTTTCTAATAGCCAGTTCACTAAGCACACCTACCTCACTATTTTCCAGCTAAGGGTAGAACCAATGGGGTTGtcccaaatgaaatttttatatttttatttttattttttgcagtaaTCCAATATGAAATTTCTTAAAAGTCTTGAGGTTAGTGAATCGTCCAAGTCCATGTGGCATATAAATCAACGTGTCACATAGATCATTCTTAAGATGTTTGAGATTGACTAACTTCTTGAAGCCTCTTGAGAATTCTTGTAAGCAACTGCAGCGTGATAGTTTCAGTGTTTGCAAATTCTGTAGCTTGGTGATAAGAAAATGAAGATCTAACATATGCAAGAACTCAACTCCCACCATATGTCTAATGATTGAGGTAAGAATTTCACCAACTCTAGCTAAATGCAAAAATACAAGTTATTTAAGAACAGAGTAGTGATAGTGTGTAGCCCCACGGAAATGGTGTTTCCTTCCTAGAGATCAGAGTTTCAGTTTTGTTAGCTCCTAAGAGATGgagaaaaaagattaaaatgaaGAATCTTTCATGGGCCACTCAAGTGCTTCCAATAATACCTAAGATTTGAAGTAAAAAACGTTTTAAGCACTTCTCCATGATTCCTAGATTGATGCATTTGGATTTTCTTAAAAGACTAATATGTTTGAGCTTCTCAGAAGCTACATTATAAAGAATATTGgacacaaattaaataatttgaaagCAATAAGGATGCTAGGGGGAACAGGTTCAAATTACCTTACTGCTAACAAAGTACTGCAGACTGGGGTAACAAAACAAGATATGTTctatttgttattgttttccATCATATCTTGTTCAAAGACATTGATCTAAACATTAACAAAACCCTTCTCCTTTAGACTTTcaacagtgtccttaagactcaCTTCCAAAGGAATGAAATTCACACCCAAACTTTTTGCTTTCTCCTTGGATACTTTGCAGGTTGGCGTGAGGGGCTTGTCATCTTCACACCtgaaattaatgaaaaacaGAATTTTTTTCTACTTCAAAGTTTATTGCATATCATCAAATTTCGTTGTAAAAAAGAATAACAGATAGAGAATTTTGACCTAATATGCGAGGAAAGAAATCCAATATACATTATAATGAAGCATGAAATCGTTTGAGCAACCACCAAGACTGCTTCGTGATTGCAAAACCCAATAAAGCATGGAAAGTATTGGAACTGTGTTTCTCTGAGTGTGTTTTTGTGTCTCATTATCCCTCTCTATTTTAATGCTAGTCATCCATTCAATACATGGAAAGTAACGCAAAATTCTGAATACACACCAGGGACAATTCTGTATGACAGTAGATTAGTATACTTAGAGACTTAGCATAGAAAAACACAATCACAACCAAGTAGAAACACATTATATTTACGACAAAAAATTACCATGAACTGACAAGAACTAATAAGGAAAATAGGTAAAGCTTGATTGCATTTGCAAAATGCACCATAGAAGCATGACTCTTAATACTTGCAAATGGAAACTTACTTTTCCGGAAGGTTCAAGGAAGGGTAGAGTTCTTTCAAAATCTTCAAAGCCTCACTCATGTGTTCAACTTGTCcagataaacaatatcttccacTGGCAGAAGGAACTTCAAATGCTTGAATATGTGCATATGCAACATCTCTAACATCAACAAATCTATAAAATTCGTTGGGAAAGGTTTCAGCTCCTgcacccaaaagaaaaagaaaatagcagAAATGGAAAACAAGGTTCCACCAGCCAAATGTCTAAAGTTTCAGGCACTCTAGAAAGGTCagagtatctatatatatatacatatatatatcagcTGTACCAAGAAAAGTGATGCTGCCTCACTCATGCAAGAAAAAGGATTAGTTGCAAGAGGGTACCGGTTGTAAGATTCAGAATACGCTTCACAGAGAAGTTAACGGTTGGCTGTAAGAGAGGACCAATCACAAGTCCTGGATGTAGTGTGATTAAGTCAATCCCATTTTCTTTTGCGAATTTCCAAGCAGCCTCTTCAGCTAGAGTTTTCGAAACCATATACCAAagctggaaaagaaaaaatttacagCACAATAAACATATAGAAAAATTGATGCATGATTTCCTCTACTTCTCTCTTACTATATCCTTGCTACCAGTAAAAACGAACTAAACAATAGATATAAATACAAATGATGGCTTTATATTCTATGCTGTTTTTACTAAACTCATCATCGTAGTATAAATAGTAATGCTAtaaattttgcataagtgtGTCTGAAAAGAACTTTCTATAAGATATTCTATAGAAGtaaattgataaatttagaAAGAGATAATAAAAGCTTAGCCCATATTGATATAGTACACACCTTCATCTGCTCAAAATATACAGGATCTGAAAACAATGTCTCATCAATTACCACATCAGGGCCAAGAGGTTTTCCATTGAATCCAACTGAAGCCATGGAAGATGTTACAACCACTCGCTTTACAGAAGGGGCTTTTGCACATGATCTGAGAACGTTTAATGTTCCCTTCACTGCAGGGTCAATTAGCTCTGCctgaaattaacaaaattttgcaTAAATCTATAAGTACTGGACTaacgaaaaccaaggaaaaaatGTTTAGGGCATTGCAGTCAAAGAATTAACCTGTGGATCATTGACTGAAAAGGTTACAGGGGACGCTGTATGGAAAACACCTTCACAGCCATCAACTAAAGCATCAAAAGCTCCTTCATCCAATAAATCAGCTTTAAACAAATGTAGTCTTTCCTTAGCTCCATTGAGTGAAAGCAAGTGTTCTGTCTTCTTTGGATCATCTATGACATACATATACAGAAACAGGAGTTCGAAACTGAGATTTCATATGCAATTAACATGTATAATTAGAAGTTGCTCGCAGACAAGCCATTGATTTCCATGTGCTTTCTTTATGTTTCAACATACAGAACACTACACCCTTTGACAAGCTATTATCAAAACCTACAAACCTCACTCAATttcaactctcaattccatcaaattgggaaaaaaagaaagaagcaatattatttttaaggtttttgttttcgttttatttttatttatttttttcatcaccCAAAACAAGGATTTGACTACAAAACCACAAGATCAACATTTCCTGAGCTTCAACAACCAGAACAAATTAATACCGAAAGCTTGCTCTTCAGATTTTATATtctgggttttatttatttatttatttttcctaacaaTAAACAACAAACAATGAAAACCCAGAATATGGAATAAAAAACCATTTACAAGACTAATTGATATAGATCTGAAGAAGCCAATTAAAAAGGAAGAGTAAAGAAAACCAACTTGGGTCTCGAACAGAAGCTTTGACAGTGTATCCACGTTCCAGTAAGAGCTTCACCACCCACGAAGCTATGTAACCGGAAGCTCCTGTTACACACACCACCTTTTGCTCTGCTCCACCCATGATTCCTCTGCTCTCTCTGCTTTGCTCTGTCTGGTCAGGACCTTTTTGTCAAAGTCCGTCGAAGATGTGTTGACTAGATGTTGTACTTAATAAAGAAAAGATACGATGTAAATGGTCATTATTGTCCGAACAGAATGGATCACCTACTTAAATTTTAGTACgagttttctatatatatatatatatatatttttaagaaaaatattcccATCCGCGTTGGAATCATAATTATTGAATCAAAACttggtaaaaaatatatatatgtatatatatattaatcaactgagtttttatccttttttttttcttttttttcttttttttttttgttcagtaGAAAAAGTCCATGTGACAAAATTAGTAAAAACGTTCCCATCTGACAGTTTTACATTTgtcttttcctaaattttacCACGTGTACTAATCACTACCTAGCTCAGCCTGGGACCATTTTGTCAAAGTTTTGGTCAAGAATATATAGCATTTATAAAAGGGAATATATGGTATCACccctttaaaatttgatttaaatataatttatttcttttaattctgaaaatttaatgaactgcttttttaagttttaaaatgtCACCACCTTGACTCTCTTAATGTTTCATGAAAATGGTAAGAAAAGCACATTCCACAACCAAGTATCATTGGCAAACGAGTaaacataaattccataagcTTAAAAAATTGCTTATCATTTCCTGCTATAAGGATTTGAACACAAACGATATAAAATAGCAAATTACAGTGACGTTGGGATAGAGaaacaaaagaatatatattatatatatatataatattatcttatatgttgagaaatatatatatatatatgtattatcttATATGTTGAGAAACCCCTTTTCCTTCAGGCTGTCAACAGTGTCCTAAA
Protein-coding regions in this window:
- the LOC112491814 gene encoding uncharacterized protein LOC112491814 isoform X4, producing the protein MHLKSFDTFLPIPCDANVLADRYPMYWLRDLYIQGCVLPEIAIHRLLSNSPFLERFSVADIRETHKLKIVLPLNLKFFKITQSPEYCSLKYIEISSFSSSDHHHQNQHPILNLMEMEMDTCHPPSANIKINISAPNLSYLMIRLWEEFKFDSYRTLLPQIKRLHLCICSEAANCFFNPRSY
- the LOC112491814 gene encoding uncharacterized protein LOC112491814 isoform X3, with translation MHLKSFDTFLPIPCDANVLADRYPMYWLRDLYIQGCVLPEIAIHRLLSNSPFLERFSVADIRETHKLKIVLPLNLKFFKITQSPEYCSLKYIEISSFSSSDHHHQNQHPILNLMEMEMDTCHPPSANIKINISAPNLSYLMIRLWEEFKFDSYRTLLPQIKRLHLCICSEAFEKSEAPLARLEEIVHPQC
- the LOC112491814 gene encoding uncharacterized protein LOC112491814 isoform X2, which encodes MHLKSFDTFLPIPCDANVLADRYPMYWLRDLYIQGCVLPEIAIHRLLSNSPFLERFSVADIRETHKLKIVLPLNLKFFKITQSPEYCSLKYIEISSFSSSDHHHQNQHPILNLMEMEMDTCHPPSANIKINISAPNLSYLMIRLWEEFKFDSYRTLLPQIKRLHLCICSEPTVFSTQDLTDMGKAAWKSIWGSPL
- the LOC107417508 gene encoding phenylacetaldehyde reductase, producing the protein MGGAEQKVVCVTGASGYIASWVVKLLLERGYTVKASVRDPNDPKKTEHLLSLNGAKERLHLFKADLLDEGAFDALVDGCEGVFHTASPVTFSVNDPQAELIDPAVKGTLNVLRSCAKAPSVKRVVVTSSMASVGFNGKPLGPDVVIDETLFSDPVYFEQMKLWYMVSKTLAEEAAWKFAKENGIDLITLHPGLVIGPLLQPTVNFSVKRILNLTTGAETFPNEFYRFVDVRDVAYAHIQAFEVPSASGRYCLSGQVEHMSEALKILKELYPSLNLPEKCEDDKPLTPTCKVSKEKAKSLGVNFIPLEVSLKDTVESLKEKGFVNV
- the LOC112491814 gene encoding uncharacterized protein LOC112491814 isoform X1, which encodes MHLKSFDTFLPIPCDANVLADRYPMYWLRDLYIQGCVLPEIAIHRLLSNSPFLERFSVADIRETHKLKIVLPLNLKFFKITQSPEYCSLKYIEISSFSSSDHHHQNQHPILNLMEMEMDTCHPPSANIKINISAPNLSYLMIRLWEEFKFDSYRTLLPQIKRLHLCICSEVLIETPADPVPEFSSQLFFQPKILLIWVKRHGSQSGEVLYS